The Shewanella japonica genome has a window encoding:
- a CDS encoding formate dehydrogenase subunit alpha, translating into MRLTRKTETVEVADKPALGLNRRQFLKSATLATGGIAAASMLGAGMMRKAEAKDVPYDAPTEVKRTICSHCSVGCGIYAEVQNGVWTGQEPAFDHPFNAGGHCAKGAALREHGHGEKRLKYPMKLEGGKWKKLSWEQAIEEVGQKALDIRQESGPDSVFFMGSAKFSNEQAYMYRKLAAMWGTNNVDHSARICHSTTVAGVANTWGYGAQTNSFNDIRKSKAMMFIGSNPCEAHPVSMQHILEGKERGAKIIVVDPRFTRTAAKADEFVHIRPGTDIPYIYGLLWHIFENGWEDQTFIDQRVYGMERIREEVKKWNPQEVENVAGVPEKQMRRVAKMLAETKPGTVVWCMGGTQHHVGNANTRSYCILQLALGNMGVEGGGTNIFRGHDNVQGATDFGLLFDTLPGYYGLKTGSWKHWCNVWDLDYEWVKNRFDQAQHLGQDPMTSTGIPCSRWHDGVLEDKSKIAQKDNIRMSFFWGQSVNTETRGREVREALNKMDTVVVVDPFPTMAGVMHERTDGVYLLPAATQFETYGSVSASNRSLQWRTQVIEPLFESKADHIIMYKLAKKWGIDAEFCKHIKVNGDEPLIEDMTREFNKGMWTVGYTGQSPERLKMHQENWGTFDIESLEAPGGPAKGETYGLPWPCWGTADMKHPGTQILYRTGREVKDGGGNFRARYGVEHEGNNILAEGSYSKGSEIQDGYPEFTADMLKQLGWWDDLTAEEKVHAEGKNWKTDISGGIQRVAIKHGCIPYGNAKARCIVWNFPDDIPVHREPLYTPRRDLVSKYPTYEDRMVARLPTLYKTIQDKDFSKDFPLAVTTGRLVEYEGGGEETRSNPWLAELQQEMFIEINPADAADRGLRDGDDVFVHSPEGAKITVKAMVTPRVIAGECFMPYHFAGVFEGKSLEKSYPEGTVPYVIGESANTVMTYGYDVVTQMQETKSSLCQISKA; encoded by the coding sequence ATGCGATTAACCCGCAAAACAGAGACAGTTGAAGTCGCAGATAAACCTGCACTTGGACTCAATCGTCGCCAGTTTTTGAAATCAGCCACATTGGCAACAGGTGGTATTGCTGCAGCCTCAATGCTGGGCGCAGGCATGATGCGTAAAGCTGAAGCGAAAGATGTACCTTATGATGCACCTACCGAAGTAAAACGTACTATTTGTTCTCACTGTTCAGTGGGCTGTGGTATTTATGCTGAAGTTCAAAATGGTGTATGGACAGGTCAAGAGCCTGCATTTGATCATCCATTTAACGCTGGTGGCCACTGTGCTAAAGGTGCTGCACTGCGTGAACATGGTCATGGTGAAAAGCGTCTTAAGTATCCAATGAAACTTGAAGGCGGTAAGTGGAAAAAACTTTCTTGGGAACAAGCGATTGAAGAAGTAGGCCAAAAAGCCTTAGATATTCGTCAAGAGTCAGGTCCTGATTCAGTATTTTTCATGGGTAGTGCGAAGTTCTCGAACGAACAAGCTTATATGTACCGCAAATTAGCGGCAATGTGGGGCACGAACAACGTCGACCACTCTGCACGTATTTGTCACTCTACCACTGTAGCCGGTGTTGCAAACACTTGGGGTTATGGTGCGCAAACGAACTCATTTAATGACATTCGTAAATCGAAAGCGATGATGTTCATCGGTTCGAACCCTTGTGAAGCTCACCCAGTTTCAATGCAACACATCCTTGAAGGTAAAGAGCGCGGCGCGAAAATTATCGTAGTCGACCCTCGTTTCACCCGAACTGCAGCAAAAGCTGACGAGTTCGTGCATATCCGTCCAGGTACGGATATTCCTTACATTTATGGTTTGTTGTGGCATATTTTTGAAAACGGTTGGGAAGACCAAACATTCATTGACCAACGTGTATACGGTATGGAACGTATCCGTGAGGAAGTGAAAAAGTGGAATCCACAAGAAGTTGAAAATGTTGCCGGTGTACCTGAAAAGCAAATGCGCCGTGTGGCTAAAATGCTTGCAGAGACTAAGCCTGGTACTGTGGTTTGGTGTATGGGTGGTACTCAGCATCACGTCGGTAATGCGAACACGCGTTCATACTGTATCTTGCAATTAGCGCTAGGCAACATGGGTGTTGAAGGTGGTGGTACTAACATCTTCCGTGGTCATGATAACGTACAAGGTGCAACCGACTTTGGTTTACTATTCGATACTTTACCTGGTTACTACGGCTTGAAGACCGGTTCTTGGAAGCATTGGTGTAATGTGTGGGATCTTGATTACGAATGGGTTAAAAACCGCTTCGACCAAGCCCAACACTTAGGTCAAGACCCAATGACTTCGACGGGTATCCCATGCTCACGCTGGCATGATGGTGTACTTGAAGACAAATCTAAGATTGCGCAGAAAGATAACATTCGTATGTCATTCTTCTGGGGGCAATCAGTCAATACCGAAACCCGTGGTCGTGAAGTGCGTGAAGCATTGAACAAAATGGATACGGTAGTGGTTGTCGATCCATTCCCAACCATGGCGGGTGTTATGCATGAGCGTACAGATGGCGTATATCTACTGCCTGCTGCGACTCAGTTTGAAACATATGGTTCTGTTTCTGCATCTAACCGCTCACTGCAGTGGCGTACTCAAGTTATTGAGCCATTATTTGAATCAAAAGCTGACCACATAATCATGTACAAGCTGGCGAAAAAATGGGGCATCGATGCTGAATTCTGTAAGCACATTAAAGTGAATGGCGATGAGCCGTTGATTGAAGATATGACTCGTGAATTCAACAAAGGTATGTGGACTGTTGGTTATACAGGTCAAAGTCCTGAGCGCTTGAAAATGCACCAAGAAAACTGGGGCACGTTCGATATTGAAAGCCTAGAAGCACCAGGTGGCCCAGCAAAAGGTGAAACTTACGGTTTACCTTGGCCATGTTGGGGGACTGCAGATATGAAGCACCCTGGTACACAAATTTTGTACCGCACGGGCCGTGAAGTGAAAGACGGTGGTGGTAACTTCCGTGCTCGTTACGGTGTTGAGCATGAAGGTAACAACATTCTTGCTGAAGGCTCATACTCTAAAGGCAGCGAAATTCAAGACGGTTATCCTGAATTTACCGCTGACATGCTTAAACAGCTTGGCTGGTGGGATGATTTAACCGCCGAAGAGAAAGTTCATGCTGAAGGTAAAAACTGGAAAACTGATATTTCTGGTGGTATTCAACGTGTTGCGATTAAGCATGGTTGTATCCCTTACGGTAATGCGAAAGCCCGTTGTATTGTTTGGAACTTCCCAGATGATATCCCGGTTCACCGTGAGCCATTATATACCCCTCGTCGTGACTTAGTGTCTAAGTATCCAACTTACGAAGACCGTATGGTTGCACGTCTTCCAACCTTGTATAAGACAATTCAAGACAAAGATTTCTCAAAAGACTTCCCATTGGCAGTGACGACGGGTCGTTTAGTTGAGTATGAAGGTGGTGGTGAAGAAACCCGCTCAAATCCATGGCTTGCAGAATTACAGCAAGAAATGTTTATTGAGATTAACCCTGCAGATGCAGCAGATCGCGGCTTACGTGATGGTGATGACGTATTCGTTCACAGTCCAGAAGGCGCTAAGATCACAGTTAAAGCAATGGTGACTCCACGAGTCATTGCTGGTGAGTGTTTCATGCCATACCACTTTGCGGGTGTATTCGAAGGCAAGAGCCTAGAGAAGAGCTACCCAGAAGGAACGGTTCCTTACGTTATCGGCGAGTCTGCCAATACCGTGATGACCTATGGTTATGATGTTGTGACTCAGATGCAAGAGACTAAGTCTAGCTTGTGTCAGATCAGCAAAGCCTAA
- a CDS encoding twin-arginine translocation signal domain-containing protein, protein MKKQASVMDRRQMLKALAVGSAAGAVATVSGQALAASPEATSSVDKSDGYRETDHVRSYYATLRSK, encoded by the coding sequence ATGAAGAAGCAAGCTTCCGTCATGGATCGTCGTCAAATGCTTAAAGCATTGGCTGTCGGTAGTGCCGCTGGCGCAGTTGCTACTGTTAGCGGACAAGCTCTAGCTGCCTCACCAGAAGCCACATCAAGTGTGGATAAAAGTGATGGTTATAGAGAAACAGACCATGTACGTAGTTACTACGCCACCTTACGTAGTAAGTAA
- a CDS encoding TorD/DmsD family molecular chaperone: protein MTELVREISENDQLRADIYQILAALLRREPNAELLAFLAELEVDAEEDNDMTAAWLGLKEAATKYTAEELEQEYFNIFYGVGRGEVLPYASWFMTGSLMDKPLALLRQDLLQLGFAREDEVKEPEDHVAALCEVMGTLILEAPGYRQLAFYQRHIGSWIARFCDTLEQTPSAAFYAPVAKLAKAFFEIEANEFEQLSLDIPVNCPGSEAEAKAAESAEKIEPSTNELAS from the coding sequence ATGACCGAATTAGTTAGAGAAATTTCAGAAAACGATCAGCTACGGGCAGATATTTACCAAATATTGGCAGCCTTGTTACGTCGCGAGCCTAACGCCGAGTTGCTCGCATTTTTAGCTGAGCTTGAAGTTGATGCTGAAGAAGACAATGACATGACAGCGGCTTGGCTTGGCTTGAAAGAAGCTGCGACCAAGTATACCGCTGAAGAGCTTGAGCAAGAATACTTCAATATTTTCTACGGCGTGGGTCGTGGTGAAGTATTGCCATACGCAAGTTGGTTTATGACAGGCTCACTAATGGACAAGCCATTAGCCCTTTTACGTCAAGATTTACTGCAATTAGGTTTTGCTCGTGAAGACGAAGTAAAAGAGCCAGAAGATCATGTGGCTGCATTATGTGAAGTCATGGGTACATTAATTTTAGAGGCTCCTGGTTACCGTCAGTTAGCTTTCTACCAACGCCATATTGGTAGTTGGATTGCGCGTTTTTGCGACACATTAGAACAAACTCCCAGTGCAGCCTTTTACGCACCAGTAGCAAAACTGGCAAAAGCCTTTTTTGAAATTGAAGCTAATGAGTTTGAACAGCTTAGCTTAGATATTCCAGTGAACTGCCCAGGCAGTGAGGCTGAAGCTAAAGCCGCTGAGTCAGCAGAGAAAATTGAACCTTCAACAAACGAATTAGCATCTTAA